The DNA region CGGCGCTGCACACTGACCGCTGCTCGGTCCCTGGTAGAGCGACGAGGCGCGGCTCATTTTGGCGTCACAGCTCTGGGTGGCGCTGCAGTTGCTGTCCTCATCAGCAGCCGCTTCCTGTCTGCTGTCCTCGTCACCGAGTCCACCTGGAAACAAACgtttatttcatgaaaaatcaaaaaacaaaacattaaaaaagcacatggcatcCACGTGACTCTTCCTCTGTTATTTGAAACTCTCCTGAATGTTTGCACCAACCGTTTTCACCCTCGCTGTCGCTGAGCTCTCTCTGCGGAGGCACTGGAGTCCTCCTCCTCTGGGCTTTGGAGTAAATCTTCTGCAATttcatcaaacacaaaaaaactgtatgaaaaagcaaaacaataaaacctcCTCCAATCAGAGACGCCAGGGTCAGTCAGCGGTGCATTAGTGGCCAGAGTTACAAGGAGATTTGACAAATGATTGGTGaatgattatattttgtgttttttcctctgacaGGCTCTAGAATAAATGTTCATATTCTGTacatttcaagtgtttttctttgtttagaGTTAAAAAGGCCCGTTTCCCTGCAGGcaggacagaaagaaaacaccTGCAGGGTTAAACACCAGCAGACAGGGTCCATACGCACAGTACAAATGAATTTCAATGActttcaagcactttttcaagcacctttttctctattttcattCACGGTGCAACAGGGAAACGGGGGACTGGACACAATGAACTGATAACTCGTTACAAAAAATAATCCACGTTATGAAGAAAGGAAAatcatctttaaccctttcaacccTGGAGCATCAtcaactttctttaaaaaaatactttttttaaaagctagggaaaatgtcaaaaaaaaaaaaccagtacaaacaaaaatcaaaaataacctaaaaaaaaatataactttcttttttttttcttgtaacataaTCTAacattaaatttataattaagagaattgtaaatttagttttctggacattttcatttctttgttgacttttacttttttttgcagtttgcacgATATTTGTagacaagttgctcattatgtttttcctgtattttgaaaaaaaaaatcagaacaattttctgatgtttcagagatgaaaatgcttgtgaaaggcatctaaatgcagcacaagaaaacagatgatgatccaggtgttaaagggttaactctgaACTTTTAAGAAACTCCTCAGCATGGTagcagatgttttgtttttgtctcttcgCATGAAAGGATGTGACGTTTTGTAGGAGTTTCCAAAAATACCTCCATATCTGAGCCTCGCCGGTCTTATCTCAGCCCGTTAGCTTCCAGCGTGATGAAACTGAGACCTTTGATCTCAAACGTCCTCTCAGTCAGATcacatttattcacaaaaaCCTGAACGATAAAGTCACCGCCATAAAAGTTCGCATTCTGACcggagagaaaaacagtttgaaaacaaCAGATTTAAACTTTCtgaaatgagacacaaaaacaagagcCGGCGCTTCTCGGAAATTTCAGAGGCCTTCCAATGTGGCGTCAGCTGATAGAGATAAGCCTGCGTCGCCCAAGAGGCAGGGCGCAGCTGGGTGCAACTCCCTCAGCACGGCCTGATAAGGGAGGCAGCACCCACTCACAGACGCAGCGCGTGAACTCGGTGTTAAAGCTGCCTCCAAATGTAAACACGAAGtcagacacagcagcagctctgcccCGAAatgagctgcattcagacgcaGACGAGTGTTTAACAACGTCTGTGTGGTTTCATTGAGCGGACAGTCGGCGTGCGTTAACTCTGATCTGCAACAGTTAAATTCAAATTCCTCTGTCAACTCagcttgttttgtaaaatgatataaaaatgtcactgcTCGTCTCACACCAGAACTGTCCAAACACACGGTTACGTCTGATTCTTTGAGTTTTGCTTAAAGATCCTGGAAACGTCTTCACTGGAAAGCTACACAAAACAACGCAAATATGcccaaaacagaacaaataacactgaaaataaactcCCTTTCACAGCCAATCTCAGTTCCTATCAAATTTTAACGGATAAAACAAAGTTCCTAAGAAAAttaaagtctgtggattattcagGAGACGGCCTCTTTAACAAGCGCTCTCTGTGATCTAACTGCAACGACTGTTagataaaaaagtgcaaatgcaAAACCTGCAGTCAGTCAAACCAGCTTCAGATGAATCTGGAGACACAAATTCGACCGCAGAGTGTCTCCGGATGATTCGCAGGAGCAGCATAAATCAGAAAggcaaatgtaacataactcACTCCTTCTTTGTTGTGACTGAGCCGCCTTTTGTTcttcatgttgtccatcttctTCAGGACCGACCTGGCCGTGCTGCGGAGAGAGGTGaagaattaaatatttgttattcaGGTTAAATATACTTTGTTATCATATCCATGCTGATATTTATGTGCCCTAATTTGTGGGAGACGGTGATGAAGACGACAACTAAATGCAACGGACCAAACTAATCCCAAAAGACTGGCAGCAGAATCAGTGCAAACGTAAAGTGCCTCGGCTCAGACGGCTGCAGAACGCTATTCtgccaaaacatccaaaacagatGAGCCAGCAAACAGGATTCAAACTGATCATTCGTCCCTGCTCATCTGCTGTCAGCAGgttacattttgggaaagatGAGCTTCATAATTAAAAGAAACGATCGCTGACTGGTGGAGGAGGACACGGCGAGTGTGAGCAGCAGTCTCAAATGTCAAAAGATCcgaaagtatatttaaaaatctaatgataaaaaaggaaTCAGCTTATTGTAACGTGCACAAACTTATgaccaaaataatcacaaaatacGGAGACTACTCACTCTCTGTCTTATGAACTCGACGCAGGTGAAGAGCAGATACTCATGTACATTATGAGTATTACCACAATCAtgaaactaataaataatatcagaaacattaacaaaaaacccattaaagtACCAATATTTAGTACAAACCATCCCAAATCTTACTGATGCTGCAAAATTCTCTTCTTTCTAACTGAATTCACTAAACTGTCCACTCTGACCAGCTGTGTGACAATAACTAATATTAACCAATATTTTCAccataaacaaaacatcagaaaaaagcCCGTCACAATGTCATTAAGTTGACGGTGACGTCATCCAATCGACAAAACCTAAAAATACTCAGTTTACTATCCAATAACATCCTCACAAATGAGACGCTGGAACAAAGAAAGGCTTAACCCTTTAGCACCGGGATCGACGTCAGTTTactcgtgctgcgttcagacgcctctcCCCAGCGTTTAAGCCTCTGAAACACGAGAAAATTTAGTTTGATATCTTTCAGaatcacagaaacaaacattacGAGCAACTTGGCTCCTGcaagctgcaaaaaaatggcaaaaagtaaCAAGGAAAtcattagatattatcaaaattcaaaaaaaattatgcaacCCCCCAAAAATTAGACATACATGTTTCTTagcatttttcttattatttttttttcctgttttgtgctTATTTAATTGAAATCTTCTTGTAATACATAGATTTTTACCTATTTctagctaatttttgggtcatatctTGGGTCATATATCAGTTGCTTGTAGCCCTCCTCCCAAATCCAGCCACTTtgcaggttttgaagggttaatcaGTTctgaaattgtttaaaattatttttcttgtgagttttttttgggtgttggTGTCTCACTTGGTGCTGATGCCGTCGAACATGTTGGAGGCCTGATACTTCCTGGTCTGTTTGATCGGCCTGGTGCTCCTCCTCACCCCGCTGCTCCATCTGCTGCCTGAGTGTacgcgcacgcacgcgcacacacacacacacacacacacacacacacacacacacacacgcacacacacacgcacgcacacgcgcacacacacacaaacacacacacacagacttgtgCATGTGCACTGATAGACTAAAAGAGCAGGTCTAGTCTTGCTCTGTGTAAAAAGTTGCATGAAAACCCTGTTTATGAAGTTTATCCTGGTTATGATAATATTCGGGTTTCGGTGTTTCCACGAGCACAAAGAAATCAGGTTATTCACATTCTGCGTTTACATCCCATTTTCTTCAGCTAACATATTCAGGTTTCTCATAAACAGAATATGCCGTTTAAATGCTCAAACACATGAATGGATTACTCTAAAAGCCTGATCATAACCGGTTATTCATAAACGCTGTGAACGCCGCTGATGATGGCGCTGTCCTTACCTGCAGTCGTCTGAAGCCTTTGAGATTTCCTGTAAACACAACAGGAGGCAGAGTGTGAGACATGACAGCACATTAAGGGTGGaaagttttacctttttttatttctttttatctcttttacctatttttatttatttgatttccttttatttgcttctgtctctctgtattattttatactgacattcgtcctctggtttttattttattctaactcTTCCAGAGTTTGGTCTCGCTGGTAAACTACCctataaactctgtttttaaaggtgcttataaatatatataaataaaatctttgtGTGAATAAATCTATTTCTCAGAAAAAGTCAGATATCAGAGTTCTGAATGATAAATTACACTAAGTCGTCtgcagggtgtctacaggtatcagacactttcATTTCTAACCAAATTTaactcagatttttggacatatcatatttttcttattcaagcattaCAGGTAAACAGTACGGCATGATGTCCCGTGCAGAGGAAGGTTTCATGCGGTGATGTGGTTGTTAGAGTTAGGTTCACTgacattttgtaaacataaagtaaaaagacagcatCACGCTTAAAAtgtgtaacatcagaaatgtggctTCTCAGGCAGAAGAgcttgaatcttttttttttttaaattaaaaaaggatggaaaacaaaaattgataaaatgtttgtggaaaTCTAGACCCCAAAAATGATCTAAGACTAATGAATTACTTTTTAGACATATGATATTTctaaaatttaattcaaaacattttaagactgCAGACGACCTGTGAGAAGACACTACGCGTCTTTTACAAAGATGGATTTTCAAACTTTCAACGGACTAAAATCTGATTATTTCATTcttgaaaataattatcaaaCAACGTTCAGCGGTGATGGTGGTCCGACCTGATGATGGTCCGCGCCCGTCTGATGGGCTGGTGTTCATCCTCTGCGGTTTCTGAACTAACGTGACTCTGGTCATCTTCGTTTGATCcctgaaaaacatttcaaacatttcagaagTTTAGTCATCGGAAACTCAAAAGGACTCCGTGTCTCATTCGCTCTGTCAAAGCACATCGACACAGACAACAAtgcacactttattttcctaaagGCGCGCAGAGACGAGCTGAAACAGTCGGTGCAAAAACTCTTAAAGTGACCTCTATCAGTCTCTCTTGTGTTGGTCTTTGACTTTTGGTGGATATTTTGCACATTCCTGCACAAAATATACAGctatgtcattgttttgttttgtttacaatttatttatttatttatttttcatatttcattgtgcattttctgcttcatatttatgttttcttgacttttgcagtcattctttattatttatctttttttcatttgtatattCTGATTCACAAAACCTTTTGTCGGTGAAACCCTTCTTCGTAGTAAACCCACTTCTGAATCTTTAGCatcattataattttaaaaagttaattacaTCATTTATTGTCATTACTGTTATCATTGTTGtcgttaatattattattattattattggtggTAGTAGATCTTGGATTTATACAGCACCTGTCAGGGTACCCAAAACAGCTTCACAGagtaagaaaacagaaataaaaaaaaattaaaaaatgattaaaataaaaaatgaacaacaacaacaacaataataataatgataataataataataatgtaaaacaatggtgaaaaatgtcgaTGATTGTTTTCCAAAACCAAAGAT from Plectropomus leopardus isolate mb chromosome 18, YSFRI_Pleo_2.0, whole genome shotgun sequence includes:
- the LOC121958108 gene encoding ATPase family AAA domain-containing protein 2-like, with protein sequence MVTARGRGRGDAEQSRGPRRRGTPARSSRFPQKNPPGTRRRRTVTRPEDSGLSDGSNEDDQSHVSSETAEDEHQPIRRARTIIRKSQRLQTTAGSRWSSGVRRSTRPIKQTRKYQASNMFDGISTNTARSVLKKMDNMKNKRRLSHNKEGKIYSKAQRRRTPVPPQRELSDSEGENGGLGDEDSRQEAAADEDSNCSATQSCDAKMSRASSLYQGPSSEFTRGSFRISASGPNTTRRPAFRPTKSVMSDQSDEDDSDDEANGSEKASGSCRPLGLLTERLLGTRRDKLSAGAGLADIDPMAIDQSVSLDVLCVQTIRPSV